The following are encoded in a window of Mycobacterium decipiens genomic DNA:
- the sufD gene encoding Fe-S cluster assembly protein SufD, with amino-acid sequence MTSDTTTVEGSSLTALNKGELFASFDVDAFEVPHGRDEIWRFTPLRRLRGLHDGSAPATGSAQISVSEQPGVRVETVRRGDPRLGGGGVPADRVAAQAFSSFNSATLVSVGRDTQITEPVNVAITGPGAGAVAYGHLQIRVEELAEAVVVVDNRGSGTYADNVEFIVDDAARLTVVWITDWADDVVHLSAHHARLGKDAVLRHVTVTLGGEVVRMSANVRFSGPGGDAELLGLYFADDGQHLESRLLVDHAHPDCKSNVLYKGALQGDPASSLPDAHTVWVGDVLIRAEATGTDTFEVNRNLVLTDGARADSVPNLEIETGEIAGAGHASATGRFDDEQLFYLRSRGIPEELARRLVVRGFFGEIIAKIAVPEVRERLTAAIEHELAITETKTTEKTEKTAAS; translated from the coding sequence ATGACCTCTGACACAACAACTGTCGAGGGATCCTCACTGACCGCGCTGAACAAGGGGGAACTGTTCGCCTCCTTCGACGTCGACGCTTTCGAGGTACCGCACGGCCGCGACGAGATTTGGCGGTTCACCCCGCTGCGGCGGTTGCGTGGCCTGCACGATGGATCCGCACCGGCCACCGGCAGTGCTCAGATCAGCGTCAGCGAGCAGCCTGGGGTGCGGGTCGAGACCGTGCGCCGCGGCGACCCGCGGCTAGGAGGGGGCGGTGTTCCCGCTGATCGTGTTGCCGCTCAGGCATTTTCGTCGTTCAACTCCGCGACGCTGGTCAGCGTCGGCCGAGACACCCAGATCACCGAGCCGGTGAACGTCGCCATCACCGGTCCCGGCGCGGGCGCGGTTGCCTACGGGCACCTGCAGATCCGCGTCGAGGAGCTGGCCGAGGCGGTCGTAGTCGTCGACAACCGGGGCAGCGGAACCTACGCCGACAATGTCGAATTCATTGTCGACGACGCTGCCCGGCTCACGGTCGTGTGGATCACCGACTGGGCCGACGACGTGGTCCACCTCAGCGCGCACCACGCCCGGCTCGGCAAGGACGCGGTGCTGCGACACGTCACCGTCACGTTGGGCGGCGAGGTGGTGCGGATGTCGGCCAACGTGCGTTTCTCCGGTCCCGGTGGGGATGCCGAACTGCTGGGCCTGTACTTCGCAGATGACGGCCAGCACCTCGAGTCGCGGTTGTTGGTTGACCACGCTCACCCCGACTGCAAGTCGAACGTGCTGTACAAGGGTGCGCTGCAAGGAGATCCGGCTTCGTCGTTGCCCGACGCACACACGGTCTGGGTGGGCGACGTCCTAATCCGCGCCGAGGCCACCGGTACCGACACCTTCGAGGTGAACCGCAATCTGGTGCTCACCGATGGTGCGCGTGCCGACTCGGTGCCCAACCTCGAGATTGAGACCGGTGAGATCGCCGGCGCCGGACATGCCAGCGCCACCGGCCGTTTTGACGACGAGCAATTGTTCTACCTGCGCTCCCGCGGTATCCCGGAAGAGCTGGCCCGCCGGCTGGTGGTACGCGGCTTTTTCGGCGAGATCATCGCCAAGATCGCCGTCCCCGAGGTACGCGAGCGCCTGACCGCAGCCATCGAACACGAACTGGCCATCACGGAAACCAAAACAACGGAAAAGACGGAAAAAACAGCAGCCTCATGA
- a CDS encoding metal-sulfur cluster assembly factor produces the protein MSETTAPDDELLADVEEAMRDVVDPELGINVVDLGLVYGLGLEEGDEGTVALIDMTLTSAACPLTDVIEDQSRSALVGSGLVNEIRINWVWNPPWGPDKITEDGREQLRALGFTV, from the coding sequence ATGAGCGAAACCACCGCACCGGACGACGAGTTGCTCGCCGATGTCGAGGAGGCGATGCGCGACGTCGTCGACCCGGAGCTCGGGATCAACGTCGTTGACCTGGGATTGGTCTACGGTCTAGGCCTGGAAGAAGGCGACGAAGGAACTGTCGCGCTGATCGATATGACGTTGACTTCGGCGGCGTGTCCGCTAACCGATGTGATCGAGGACCAGTCGCGCAGCGCGTTGGTCGGTAGTGGCCTGGTCAACGAGATACGGATCAATTGGGTGTGGAACCCGCCGTGGGGCCCGGACAAGATCACCGAGGATGGGCGCGAGCAACTACGCGCCCTCGGCTTCACCGTCTGA
- a CDS encoding cysteine desulfurase yields the protein MTTSVTPLDLSAIRADFPILKRVMRSGNQLAYLDSGATSQRPLQVLDAEREFLALSNGAVHRGAHQLMEEATDAYEQGRADVASFVGADADELVFTKNATEALNLVSYVLGDNRFGQAVGHGDVIVTTELEHHANLIPWQELARRTGATLRWYGVTDNGHIDLDSLQLDERVKVVAFTHHSNVTGAVTPVRELVSRAKDVGALTVLDACQSVPHQPVDLHGLDVDFAAFSGHKMLGPNGIGALYGRRELLAQMPPFLTGGSMIETVTMEATTYAPAPQRFEAGTPMTSQVVGLAAAVRYLGSIGMDAVEAHERELVAATIEGLSGIEAVRIIGPTSMENRGSPVSFVVDGVHAHDVGQVLDDDGVAVRVGHHCALPLHRRFHLAATARASFAVYNTADEVDRLVAGVRRSLDFFGRA from the coding sequence ATGACCACCTCGGTGACCCCGCTCGACCTTTCGGCGATCCGCGCCGATTTTCCGATACTGAAGCGGGTCATGCGCAGCGGAAATCAGTTGGCGTACCTGGACTCCGGGGCGACATCACAGCGGCCTCTGCAGGTGCTTGATGCCGAGCGCGAGTTCCTGGCCTTGTCCAACGGCGCCGTGCATCGGGGTGCCCACCAGCTGATGGAGGAGGCCACCGACGCCTACGAGCAGGGCCGCGCCGACGTCGCGTCGTTCGTCGGTGCTGACGCCGACGAGTTGGTGTTCACCAAGAACGCCACCGAGGCGCTCAACTTGGTGTCATATGTGCTGGGGGACAACCGTTTCGGGCAGGCAGTCGGCCACGGCGACGTTATTGTCACCACGGAACTCGAGCACCACGCCAACCTGATCCCGTGGCAGGAGCTCGCCCGGCGCACCGGTGCCACGTTGCGCTGGTATGGCGTCACTGACAACGGCCATATCGACCTGGACTCACTGCAACTCGACGAGCGCGTCAAAGTCGTTGCGTTCACCCATCACTCGAATGTGACGGGTGCAGTGACGCCGGTGCGTGAATTGGTCTCCCGCGCTAAGGACGTGGGTGCGCTGACCGTGCTGGACGCCTGCCAGTCGGTGCCACATCAGCCGGTCGACCTGCACGGGCTCGATGTTGACTTCGCCGCGTTCTCGGGTCATAAAATGTTGGGCCCCAATGGAATCGGTGCACTGTACGGGCGTCGTGAACTTCTGGCACAGATGCCGCCTTTCCTCACCGGTGGTTCGATGATCGAAACGGTGACCATGGAGGCCACCACGTACGCCCCGGCGCCGCAACGGTTCGAGGCCGGTACTCCGATGACCTCCCAGGTGGTCGGGTTGGCCGCCGCGGTACGCTATTTGGGATCCATCGGGATGGACGCCGTCGAAGCCCACGAACGCGAGCTGGTTGCCGCGACCATCGAGGGCCTATCCGGAATCGAGGCAGTCCGCATCATCGGGCCCACATCGATGGAAAACCGTGGATCGCCAGTCTCGTTCGTCGTCGACGGCGTGCACGCGCATGACGTCGGTCAGGTGCTCGACGACGACGGCGTCGCAGTTCGGGTCGGGCATCACTGTGCGTTGCCGCTGCACCGCAGGTTTCACCTGGCCGCCACGGCGCGGGCGTCGTTCGCGGTGTACAACACCGCCGACGAGGTGGACCGGTTGGTGGCCGGTGTGCGGCGCTCCCTGGATTTCTTTGGGAGAGCCTGA
- the sufC gene encoding Fe-S cluster assembly ATPase SufC yields the protein MTTLTIKDLHVSVENPNAADGEREIPILRGVDLTVRSGETHALMGPNGSGKSTLSYAIAGHPKYQVTSGSITLDGADVLAMSIDERARAGLFLAMQYPVEVPGVSMSNFLRSAATAVRGEPPKLRHWVKEVKAAMADLNIDPAFAERSVNEGFSGGEKKRHEILQLELLKPKIAILDETDSGLDVDALRVVSDGVNRYADSVHGGILLITHYTRILRYIHPEHVHVFVGGRIVESGGSELADELDQNGYVRFSPHQAAATGA from the coding sequence ATGACCACATTGACTATCAAAGACCTGCACGTCAGCGTCGAGAACCCGAACGCCGCCGACGGGGAGCGCGAGATCCCCATCCTTAGGGGCGTCGACCTCACCGTGAGATCCGGTGAGACACATGCCTTGATGGGCCCCAACGGCTCCGGCAAGTCCACGCTGTCATACGCCATCGCAGGGCATCCCAAATACCAGGTGACTTCGGGGTCCATCACGCTGGACGGTGCGGACGTGTTGGCCATGAGCATCGACGAGCGCGCCCGGGCTGGACTGTTTCTGGCCATGCAGTATCCCGTCGAGGTACCCGGCGTCTCAATGTCGAACTTTCTGCGGTCAGCGGCGACCGCCGTCCGGGGCGAACCGCCGAAGCTGCGGCACTGGGTGAAAGAGGTGAAGGCCGCGATGGCCGACCTCAACATCGACCCGGCGTTCGCCGAGCGAAGTGTCAACGAGGGCTTCTCCGGTGGTGAGAAGAAGCGCCACGAGATCCTGCAGCTTGAACTGCTCAAGCCGAAGATCGCCATCTTGGACGAGACCGATTCCGGCCTGGACGTCGACGCGCTGCGCGTGGTCAGCGACGGTGTGAACCGCTATGCGGACTCCGTGCACGGCGGCATCCTGTTGATCACCCACTACACCCGCATCCTGCGTTACATCCATCCAGAGCATGTGCACGTGTTCGTCGGCGGGCGCATCGTCGAATCCGGTGGTTCGGAGCTGGCCGACGAACTTGATCAGAACGGCTACGTACGCTTCTCCCCCCATCAAGCGGCGGCAACGGGCGCCTAG